The Staphylococcus carnosus genome has a segment encoding these proteins:
- a CDS encoding DUF1641 domain-containing protein — MAENIRKIKRMEIPPEKQKADDLAEVTDAIAENKDVIIKAIRLMKVLDDAKILDASIGAVESRGFITGKFTKELRKEQYTGVLNNLAPLVFMIGKLNVPNLQDMLEKVNKGLENANQASPNQRTTVGSLVGLLKDEDANKSITYFLNILKGMSRED; from the coding sequence ATGGCTGAAAACATTAGAAAAATTAAACGAATGGAAATCCCGCCGGAAAAGCAAAAAGCAGATGATCTTGCAGAAGTAACAGATGCGATTGCAGAAAACAAAGACGTGATTATCAAAGCAATCCGTTTAATGAAAGTACTTGATGATGCTAAGATTTTAGATGCATCTATCGGTGCAGTAGAAAGCCGCGGATTTATTACTGGTAAATTTACGAAAGAGTTGAGAAAAGAACAATACACTGGTGTATTAAATAACTTAGCTCCATTAGTATTTATGATTGGTAAATTAAATGTACCTAACTTACAAGATATGCTTGAAAAAGTAAATAAAGGTTTGGAAAACGCAAATCAAGCAAGTCCGAACCAACGTACAACAGTCGGCAGCTTAGTTGGTTTATTGAAAGACGAAGATGCCAACAAGAGTATTACTTATTTCTTAAATATCTTAAAAGGTATGTCACGCGAAGACTAA
- a CDS encoding N-acetylglucosaminidase — protein MSRTFKKKFLIILISVIVAIFAILMIINETNLFKHDQTHTFEDAVKLQTGEGMLNTKEDNGRFINASKEDVKNAMTIKKQNHNINYMDISEKVPMDEKEVNKMLKGKGIFEKQGSTFLKAQDKYGVNVIYLISHALVETGNGQSDLAKGIPYKGKRYYNFFGIGAFDEDAMKHGHSYAKQQKWTSPEKAILGGASFVRKEYFDKEQLTLYQMRWNPKNPGQHQYASDIDWDSKIARAMDHYYEKYGIKKDHIRKNYYKQ, from the coding sequence ATGAGCCGTACATTTAAGAAAAAATTTTTAATCATTTTAATCAGTGTCATTGTGGCGATATTTGCGATTTTAATGATTATTAATGAGACTAATTTATTTAAACATGATCAAACACATACTTTTGAGGATGCTGTGAAATTACAGACAGGTGAAGGTATGTTGAATACTAAAGAAGATAATGGTCGTTTCATTAATGCATCTAAAGAAGATGTGAAAAATGCAATGACGATTAAAAAACAAAATCACAATATCAATTACATGGATATTTCTGAAAAAGTGCCGATGGATGAAAAAGAAGTTAATAAAATGCTGAAAGGTAAAGGCATCTTTGAAAAACAAGGTTCAACTTTTTTAAAGGCACAAGATAAATATGGTGTTAATGTGATTTATTTAATTAGTCATGCATTAGTTGAAACAGGCAATGGCCAATCTGATTTAGCAAAAGGCATTCCATATAAAGGTAAACGTTATTATAATTTTTTTGGTATCGGAGCGTTTGATGAAGATGCCATGAAACATGGCCACAGTTATGCAAAACAACAAAAATGGACTTCTCCTGAAAAAGCAATTTTAGGCGGTGCTTCTTTTGTTAGAAAAGAGTATTTTGATAAAGAACAGCTTACACTTTATCAAATGCGCTGGAACCCAAAAAATCCAGGGCAACATCAATATGCGAGCGATATTGATTGGGATAGTAAAATAGCGAGAGCTATGGATCATTATTATGAAAAGTATGGTATTAAAAAAGATCATATACGTAAAAATTATTATAAGCAATAA
- a CDS encoding FAD-dependent monooxygenase: protein MKIAIVGGGIGGLTAAALLHENDNEVHVFEQHNKIEEVGAGIGIGGNVIDKLGNHDLAKGIKNAGQVINELEFLDDHGNILNKAYLKKGTINLTLPRQTLIDIIKSYVPEEAIHTNHKIIRIEQNSSKVTLTEENGAQSDFDLCIGADGLHSIIRQELDPKSTVNYQGYTVFRGMVDDIRLSDPNTAKEYWGPKGRIGIVPMLDNKAYWFISVNAKQGDPKFNDFTKPYIQAYYNHYPNEVRRIFDQTSETGILHHDIYDLTPLKTFVFGRTVLLGDAAHATTPNLGQSAGQAMEDAIVLANCLKEYDFREALARYDKLRVKHTAKVIKKSRKIGKQAQLANGLLVGLRNALMKRLPSKLISSQVKFIYKTKEK from the coding sequence ATGAAAATAGCAATCGTAGGTGGCGGTATCGGTGGTTTAACAGCTGCTGCGCTATTACACGAAAACGATAATGAAGTACATGTATTTGAACAGCACAATAAAATTGAAGAAGTAGGTGCTGGTATTGGTATCGGCGGGAATGTGATAGACAAACTTGGAAACCATGATTTAGCCAAAGGTATTAAAAACGCAGGCCAAGTTATTAATGAGCTGGAGTTTTTAGATGACCATGGGAACATCTTAAACAAAGCTTACCTGAAAAAAGGAACTATCAATCTGACATTGCCGCGTCAAACTTTGATTGACATTATTAAATCTTATGTACCAGAAGAGGCTATTCACACTAATCATAAAATTATTCGAATTGAACAAAACAGCTCTAAAGTAACTTTGACAGAAGAGAACGGAGCACAGTCAGACTTTGATTTATGCATTGGGGCAGATGGGCTTCATTCTATTATTCGACAAGAACTTGACCCTAAATCTACGGTAAACTATCAAGGCTATACGGTATTTAGAGGTATGGTAGACGATATAAGATTATCAGATCCCAATACTGCTAAAGAATATTGGGGGCCGAAAGGGCGAATCGGTATAGTCCCTATGCTGGATAACAAAGCTTATTGGTTTATTTCAGTGAATGCCAAACAAGGCGACCCTAAATTTAATGATTTTACGAAACCATATATTCAAGCTTATTATAATCATTATCCAAATGAAGTACGCCGTATATTTGATCAAACAAGCGAAACAGGAATTTTACACCATGATATTTATGATTTAACACCGTTAAAGACTTTTGTCTTTGGACGTACTGTATTATTAGGTGATGCCGCACATGCAACAACACCGAATTTGGGACAAAGTGCAGGTCAAGCTATGGAAGATGCTATTGTATTGGCAAATTGCTTAAAAGAATATGATTTTAGAGAAGCTCTAGCAAGATATGACAAGTTACGTGTTAAACATACTGCAAAAGTAATTAAAAAATCTAGAAAAATTGGTAAACAAGCACAATTAGCTAATGGTTTGTTAGTTGGTTTGCGAAATGCATTGATGAAGCGTTTGCCTTCAAAACTCATTAGCAGCCAAGTAAAATTTATCTATAAAACTAAAGAAAAATAA
- a CDS encoding 2-hydroxyacid dehydrogenase family protein — protein sequence MAKVFIAGPIPQVGLDILEKHQIEIDMYDGPGVVDQETLKKRVKDADALISILSTNVDKEVIDSGENLKIIANYGAGFNNVDIDAAKAKGIYVTNTPDVSTRSTAELTFALVLAVARRIPEGDQLSRTKGFDGWAPLFFRGREVSGKVLGIVGLGAIGSAVAKRAKAFDMDVLYTGPHRKEEKERELGVKYVDLDTMLEKADFITINAAYKPELHHMFDTEQLKKMKDTAYLVNAARGPIVNEQALADALKNKDIEGAALDVYEFEPEINDDLKSLDNVVITPHIGNATFEARDAMAKIVADNTVDVIKEDKAPKYIVNGVEK from the coding sequence ATGGCAAAGGTATTTATTGCTGGTCCCATTCCGCAAGTTGGATTGGATATCTTAGAAAAACATCAAATTGAAATTGATATGTATGATGGTCCAGGTGTAGTGGATCAAGAAACATTAAAAAAACGTGTTAAAGATGCCGATGCTTTAATTAGCATTCTTTCTACTAACGTAGATAAAGAAGTAATTGATAGTGGAGAAAATCTTAAAATTATTGCAAACTATGGCGCTGGTTTTAATAACGTAGACATTGACGCTGCTAAAGCAAAAGGTATTTATGTAACAAATACACCAGACGTTTCAACACGTTCAACAGCTGAACTTACATTTGCACTTGTACTTGCTGTTGCTCGCCGTATTCCTGAAGGCGACCAATTATCTCGTACGAAAGGCTTTGATGGCTGGGCACCATTATTCTTCAGAGGACGTGAAGTTTCAGGTAAAGTACTTGGTATTGTCGGATTAGGTGCTATCGGTTCAGCAGTAGCAAAACGTGCCAAAGCATTTGATATGGATGTCTTATATACAGGTCCTCATCGTAAGGAAGAAAAAGAACGTGAACTCGGTGTTAAATATGTAGATTTAGATACGATGTTGGAAAAAGCAGACTTTATTACAATTAATGCTGCTTATAAACCAGAATTGCATCACATGTTTGATACTGAGCAATTAAAAAAAATGAAAGATACAGCTTATCTTGTTAATGCAGCAAGAGGTCCGATTGTAAATGAACAAGCACTCGCAGATGCTTTAAAAAATAAAGATATCGAAGGTGCAGCACTTGATGTTTATGAATTCGAACCTGAAATCAATGATGATTTGAAATCATTGGATAATGTAGTTATTACACCGCATATCGGTAATGCTACTTTTGAAGCACGTGATGCAATGGCTAAAATTGTTGCTGATAATACAGTGGATGTCATTAAAGAAGATAAAGCTCCAAAATATATTGTTAATGGTGTTGAAAAATAA
- a CDS encoding DMT family transporter, which yields MAWIYLLIAGCFEILGVILLNELNRTGKKIFILYLGIAFIFSFSILSLSMREIPMGTAYAIWTGIGTGGGTLISMIFYNESKNIWRITFIGLIVVSAVGLKLIT from the coding sequence ATGGCATGGATCTATTTATTAATTGCCGGATGCTTTGAAATATTAGGTGTAATATTATTAAATGAGCTTAACCGTACTGGCAAGAAAATCTTTATTTTATATTTAGGTATTGCGTTTATATTCAGTTTCAGCATACTTTCACTTTCAATGAGAGAGATACCAATGGGAACAGCATATGCTATTTGGACAGGTATTGGCACTGGTGGCGGAACACTGATTAGCATGATTTTTTATAATGAATCTAAAAATATCTGGCGAATTACTTTTATTGGTCTAATTGTTGTTTCTGCAGTTGGACTTAAACTTATCACATAA
- a CDS encoding DMT family transporter, whose amino-acid sequence MRWLKVILAGIVEIIWVTCIKNADSVLSWSITLLIIALSFALVISACKTLPVGTAYAIFVGIGTVGTVIIDMVFYGDPFSFTKLFLLALLLIGILGLKLSTDNEESEGTS is encoded by the coding sequence GTGCGCTGGTTAAAAGTTATTTTAGCTGGAATCGTAGAAATCATATGGGTTACTTGCATTAAAAATGCAGACTCAGTTCTTAGTTGGAGCATTACACTCTTAATAATTGCACTCAGTTTTGCACTTGTGATTTCAGCATGCAAAACCTTACCAGTCGGTACAGCTTATGCCATCTTTGTGGGTATTGGTACTGTAGGCACTGTCATTATAGATATGGTCTTTTATGGTGACCCATTCAGCTTTACCAAGTTGTTTCTACTCGCCCTACTATTAATCGGTATTTTAGGTTTAAAACTTTCTACTGATAATGAAGAAAGCGAGGGAACATCCTAA
- a CDS encoding DUF4870 domain-containing protein — MDNNPEFEPVYDEVEKYEQFPTQDERLFASLIYILSFFTSIIGPLIVWLIKGSESQFVNKTGKDYFNSVISYTIWFLISTVLMLVLIGFVTFVVLAIMHFIFSIVAAVKAYNGEKYLIPLSIPFLK; from the coding sequence ATGGATAATAATCCAGAATTTGAACCTGTATACGATGAAGTTGAAAAATACGAACAGTTTCCAACTCAAGACGAAAGATTATTTGCGAGCTTAATTTATATTTTAAGTTTCTTTACTTCAATTATCGGCCCTTTAATTGTTTGGTTGATTAAAGGTTCTGAATCCCAATTTGTAAATAAAACTGGAAAAGATTATTTTAACTCAGTTATTTCTTACACAATTTGGTTTTTAATTTCTACTGTCTTAATGTTAGTGTTAATCGGTTTTGTTACTTTTGTAGTATTAGCTATCATGCATTTCATTTTCAGTATTGTAGCAGCTGTCAAAGCCTATAATGGAGAAAAATATTTAATTCCATTATCTATCCCATTTCTCAAATAA
- a CDS encoding NAD/NADP-dependent octopine/nopaline dehydrogenase family protein — MKIAIVGSGNGAVTSAVDMTNQGHDVKLYCRNASIEKFDKAIEQGGFHFHNEGEESFVNFTNVSDDIEEVISDAEIIQVIIPSTFIEYYAKIMAPFVNENQLIFFNMAAAMGSARFINVLEDEHIDVRPHFAEVNSLTYGTRVDFDNAVVDLSLNVRKLYFTSFYQDQLSDDFEKVEQIYPNIVKEENLWKTNLENGNPEVHPGPTLLNVGRIDYSGDFSLYKEGITKHTVRLLHAVELERLSLGRRLGFELQTAKEARIQRGYLERNDEDEPLNRLFNESPVFSQIPGPNKVKNRYLTEDIAYGLVLWSSLGREIGVETPNIDAIIVIASTILERDFFDEGLTIDELGREKVGLD, encoded by the coding sequence ATGAAAATCGCAATTGTAGGTTCAGGTAATGGTGCTGTCACATCAGCTGTAGATATGACAAATCAAGGCCATGATGTTAAATTATATTGCCGAAATGCTTCTATCGAAAAATTTGATAAAGCAATAGAACAGGGTGGTTTCCACTTTCATAATGAAGGAGAAGAAAGCTTCGTTAACTTCACGAATGTCAGTGATGATATTGAAGAAGTAATTTCAGATGCTGAAATTATTCAAGTGATTATCCCTTCTACTTTTATTGAATATTATGCAAAAATTATGGCGCCTTTTGTGAATGAAAACCAGCTTATTTTCTTCAATATGGCAGCTGCTATGGGATCAGCACGCTTTATCAATGTATTAGAGGATGAACATATTGATGTACGTCCCCATTTTGCAGAAGTAAATTCCTTAACATACGGTACGCGAGTTGATTTTGATAATGCAGTCGTAGATTTATCACTTAATGTACGTAAACTCTATTTTACTTCTTTTTATCAAGATCAACTTAGTGATGATTTTGAGAAAGTAGAACAAATCTATCCTAATATTGTTAAAGAAGAGAATTTATGGAAAACGAATTTAGAAAACGGGAACCCAGAAGTACATCCAGGACCAACTTTATTGAATGTAGGACGAATTGATTATTCAGGAGACTTCTCATTATATAAAGAAGGTATTACAAAACACACAGTACGCTTGTTGCATGCTGTTGAATTAGAACGCCTTTCTTTAGGACGTCGATTAGGTTTCGAATTACAGACAGCTAAAGAAGCACGTATTCAGCGTGGATACTTGGAACGTAATGATGAAGATGAACCGCTTAATCGATTGTTTAATGAAAGTCCGGTCTTCTCACAAATTCCTGGACCAAATAAAGTTAAAAATCGTTATTTAACAGAGGATATTGCGTATGGATTAGTTTTATGGTCAAGTCTTGGGCGTGAAATTGGGGTAGAAACGCCTAATATAGATGCAATTATTGTAATTGCATCAACAATCTTAGAACGTGATTTCTTTGATGAAGGTTTAACAATTGATGAATTAGGACGTGAAAAAGTCGGATTAGATTAA
- the nhaC gene encoding Na+/H+ antiporter NhaC, producing the protein MKRKPTFLEAASTIIVMMILVIVGFVVFGIPVQPLLILSAAYASVIAWRVGLRWKDLEEGITARLGTAMPTIYIILCVGIIVGTWMYSGTVPALIYYGLKLLNPNYFLVSAFIISAITSMATGTAWGSASTAGIALIAIAHQLNIDAGMAAGAIIAGAVFGDKLSPLSDTTNLAAMVTNVNIFSHIKAMLWTTIPASLVGIVVWFFAGLKHKSGADKSQINALLHQIEGVYHLNFTVWIPALVIIACLLFRFSTVPAMLVSSVAAILVGSFNHHFKLADGFKAAFDGFKPDMITHHIHLNEKASTLLAQGGMMSMTQVIVTIFCGYAFAGIVEKSGCLTVLLDTIKDKVTSPGTLILVTIVSGLIMVLAAGVASVVIIVVGMLLYDMYDEMHLSRTNLSRTLEDSGTMIIPLIPWGTSGIYYTQQLGVDVYSYFIWTVPCYLCIVFALFYAFTGWTVKK; encoded by the coding sequence ATGAAGCGAAAACCAACATTTTTAGAAGCGGCTTCTACAATTATTGTCATGATGATTTTAGTTATTGTAGGGTTTGTAGTATTCGGTATACCCGTACAACCGCTTCTCATCTTATCAGCTGCCTATGCTTCTGTGATTGCATGGCGTGTAGGTTTGCGTTGGAAAGACTTAGAAGAAGGTATTACAGCAAGGCTCGGTACAGCCATGCCGACCATCTACATTATTTTATGTGTAGGAATTATCGTAGGAACATGGATGTATTCAGGGACTGTTCCTGCCTTAATATATTATGGATTAAAATTACTTAACCCGAATTACTTCCTTGTTTCAGCATTCATTATTTCAGCAATTACATCTATGGCAACAGGAACAGCATGGGGATCTGCGTCTACAGCAGGGATTGCATTAATTGCGATTGCACATCAATTAAATATTGATGCAGGAATGGCAGCTGGTGCAATCATTGCTGGGGCGGTTTTCGGAGATAAATTATCACCATTATCAGATACAACAAACCTTGCAGCAATGGTAACAAACGTAAATATATTCTCACACATCAAAGCGATGCTTTGGACGACTATACCAGCATCACTAGTTGGTATTGTTGTATGGTTCTTTGCAGGGCTTAAACATAAATCAGGTGCAGATAAAAGCCAAATCAATGCGCTATTACATCAAATTGAAGGTGTATACCATTTGAACTTTACAGTTTGGATACCTGCATTAGTGATTATTGCTTGTTTATTATTCCGTTTTTCTACAGTACCGGCAATGTTAGTATCAAGTGTTGCTGCGATATTAGTAGGATCATTTAACCACCATTTTAAACTGGCTGATGGTTTTAAAGCTGCATTTGATGGCTTCAAACCAGATATGATTACACATCATATACATTTGAATGAAAAGGCATCAACATTGCTTGCACAAGGCGGCATGATGAGTATGACACAAGTTATCGTTACTATATTTTGCGGTTATGCTTTTGCAGGTATTGTTGAAAAGTCTGGATGTCTGACTGTTCTTCTAGATACAATCAAAGACAAAGTCACTTCACCAGGTACATTGATTTTAGTAACAATCGTTTCAGGATTGATTATGGTACTTGCTGCTGGGGTTGCTTCTGTGGTAATCATTGTAGTAGGTATGTTGCTCTATGATATGTATGATGAAATGCACTTATCTAGAACAAACCTTTCACGTACACTAGAAGATTCAGGTACGATGATTATTCCATTGATTCCATGGGGAACATCAGGTATTTATTACACACAACAGCTTGGTGTAGATGTATATTCTTACTTTATTTGGACAGTACCTTGTTATTTATGTATTGTCTTCGCATTATTCTATGCATTTACGGGTTGGACTGTAAAAAAGTGA
- a CDS encoding CHAP domain-containing protein, which yields MNKIATTTIATVGTGIAALTLSHHDADAAENNNGYNPNDPYSYSYSYTIDQQGNYHYTWEGNWNKDNRFNNNYSTYAQYNNGYSNNTSSNNYSSYSNYNTANNNYSNYSSYNNNNAGSTPRTGGMGATYSTSDNNVKVSTTSAPSTSSNTMSSRTSSGANYYTAGQCTYYAFDRAGGKVGSTWGNANNWANAAAAAGYTVNNSPAAGAIMQTSQGAYGHVAYVESVNSNGSIRVSEMNYGHGPGVVTSRTISASQAAGYNYIR from the coding sequence ATGAATAAAATCGCTACAACTACAATCGCTACAGTAGGAACAGGAATCGCAGCTTTAACTTTATCTCACCACGATGCAGATGCAGCAGAAAACAATAATGGATACAACCCTAACGATCCTTATTCTTACAGCTATTCTTATACAATAGATCAACAAGGTAACTACCACTACACTTGGGAAGGTAACTGGAACAAAGATAACCGTTTCAACAATAACTACTCAACTTACGCTCAATACAACAATGGTTACAGCAATAACACTAGCAGCAACAACTACTCAAGCTACAGCAACTACAACACTGCTAACAATAACTACAGCAACTACTCAAGCTACAACAATAACAATGCTGGTTCTACACCACGTACTGGCGGAATGGGTGCTACTTACTCAACATCAGACAACAATGTTAAAGTATCAACAACTTCTGCTCCATCAACTAGCTCAAACACAATGTCTAGCCGTACTTCAAGTGGCGCTAACTACTACACTGCTGGTCAATGTACTTACTATGCATTCGATCGCGCTGGCGGTAAAGTAGGTTCAACTTGGGGCAACGCTAATAACTGGGCTAACGCAGCAGCAGCAGCTGGTTACACAGTAAACAACAGCCCTGCAGCAGGTGCTATCATGCAAACTAGCCAAGGTGCTTATGGTCACGTTGCATACGTTGAAAGTGTTAACAGCAATGGTTCAATCCGCGTTTCAGAAATGAACTACGGTCATGGTCCTGGTGTTGTAACTTCACGTACTATCTCAGCTAGCCAAGCTGCTGGATACAACTACATTCGCTAA